The DNA region GGGCGCTTCCGGCCAACAGCGGGACGACGACGGCGAGTTCGACGGCCCCGTTCTGTGCGTAGGAGAACGCACCGAAACCGCCGGAGATGGTGATCTGGAGCACGTCAGTCCCGACGGCGACGACGGCGGGAACGCCGAGGACGTACACCATCGCTGGCATCAGGAGGAAGCCGCCGCCGACGCCGAGGAAACCGGACAGGATGCCGACGAACAGCGCGATGCCGAGCGTGAGCCAAATCGAAATCTCCACGCCCCCGCTGATGGAAACCATCGGCGGAATCTGGAGCGCCTCGAAGCGGTCCGGGAGCGACGAATCGCCCCCGCCGCCACGCGCGTCACGGAGCGTGAAGAGACCGACAGCGGCCAATAGGAAGACGTAGGCGATTCCCACGACCGCATCGGCGATACCGGTCGCTTCGAGCCACAACACGACTTGCTCCCCGACCTTGATACCGGTCGTCATGCCGACGATGAACATCAATGCGAGTTTGTAATCGACCTGTCCGAGGTTCCGGTGGCGGAGCGCCGCGATGACCGACGTGCCGAAGACGAACGCCAGTCCACTTCCGACCGCAACTTTCGCCGGATAGCCGAACACCAACAGGGCGGGTGTAACGAGGAACGATCCTCCCAT from Haladaptatus sp. R4 includes:
- a CDS encoding sulfite exporter TauE/SafE family protein; translated protein: MDPLIIAVFIGFGLIIGILFGFFGMGGSFLVTPALLVFGYPAKVAVGSGLAFVFGTSVIAALRHRNLGQVDYKLALMFIVGMTTGIKVGEQVVLWLEATGIADAVVGIAYVFLLAAVGLFTLRDARGGGGDSSLPDRFEALQIPPMVSISGGVEISIWLTLGIALFVGILSGFLGVGGGFLLMPAMVYVLGVPAVVAVGTDVLQITISGGFGAFSYAQNGAVELAVVVPLLAGSALGARIGAAATSLTDEDDIKGYFAAMLLAGSVAVASNRIGDVLGIQILDKVSLVLIFGSALLVAAAVVYSALVSLRNRESQTVVTAE